In the Methanothermobacter sp. genome, one interval contains:
- a CDS encoding HEAT repeat domain-containing protein, whose product MEGKRIDFLLEELKNPDWVVREDAVELLAEVADPRAVEPLIEALDDEDYHVREAAALALATFDDKRAVGPLREHLSDEKPGVRYACALALGILGDEDSVEDLEGLLGDESPMVQRVAEVAISEIKKRARS is encoded by the coding sequence ATGGAGGGTAAGAGGATTGATTTTCTCCTTGAGGAACTCAAGAACCCTGACTGGGTTGTGCGTGAGGACGCTGTTGAACTCCTTGCAGAGGTTGCAGATCCCCGGGCTGTGGAACCACTCATAGAGGCCCTTGATGATGAGGACTACCATGTCCGGGAGGCGGCTGCACTCGCCCTTGCAACCTTTGATGATAAAAGGGCTGTCGGACCCCTCAGGGAGCATCTTTCAGATGAGAAACCCGGTGTGAGGTACGCGTGTGCCCTGGCCCTTGGAATACTCGGTGATGAGGATTCAGTCGAGGACCTTGAGGGCCTCCTTGGAGATGAGAGCCCAATGGTTCAGAGGGTGGCGGAGGTTGCAATCTCCGAGATAAAAAAGAGGGCGAGATCCTAG
- the radA gene encoding DNA repair and recombination protein RadA encodes MVELEDLPNVGAKTAQKLRDAGFGDMMRLATATAKELSVKAEIGEGVAEKVIEAARRAEKIDFETAFDVMERRKDVGRITTGSKALDELIGGGIETQAITEVFGEFGSGKSQLSHELAVTVQLPEERGGLDAEAVFIDTENTFRPERIEQIANAFELDLEEVLNRIHIARAFNSSHQILMAEKVNELIQEGKNIRLVIVDSLTAHFRAEYVGREALATRQQKLNQHLHTLQNIANTYNAAVFVTNQVQARPDAFFGSPTKAIGGHVLGHAATYRLWLKKGLAGKRIARLVDSPHLPEGECVFKITEAGIVD; translated from the coding sequence ATGGTTGAACTGGAAGATCTACCAAACGTGGGGGCCAAAACGGCACAGAAATTAAGGGACGCAGGATTCGGGGACATGATGCGTCTTGCCACAGCCACTGCCAAGGAACTCTCTGTGAAGGCGGAAATTGGTGAGGGCGTGGCTGAGAAGGTGATAGAGGCTGCCAGAAGGGCTGAAAAAATAGACTTTGAAACCGCCTTTGATGTGATGGAACGCCGAAAGGACGTGGGCCGAATAACAACAGGGAGCAAGGCCCTGGATGAACTCATAGGCGGCGGGATTGAAACACAGGCAATAACAGAGGTTTTCGGAGAGTTCGGGTCAGGTAAGAGCCAGCTATCCCATGAGCTAGCGGTGACTGTGCAGTTGCCAGAGGAAAGGGGCGGCCTGGATGCAGAGGCAGTTTTCATAGATACAGAGAACACCTTCCGCCCGGAAAGGATAGAGCAGATAGCCAACGCCTTTGAACTGGACCTTGAGGAGGTTCTCAACAGGATACACATTGCAAGGGCATTCAACTCAAGTCACCAGATACTTATGGCAGAGAAGGTGAATGAGCTCATACAGGAGGGCAAGAACATACGCCTCGTCATCGTGGATTCCCTAACAGCCCACTTCAGGGCGGAGTATGTTGGGAGGGAGGCCCTAGCAACAAGGCAGCAGAAGCTCAACCAGCACCTTCACACCCTCCAGAACATAGCAAACACCTACAATGCAGCTGTATTCGTAACAAACCAGGTTCAGGCAAGACCCGACGCCTTCTTCGGAAGCCCCACAAAGGCGATAGGCGGACACGTCCTGGGCCATGCAGCGACCTACCGCCTGTGGCTCAAGAAGGGACTTGCAGGTAAGAGGATAGCGAGGCTTGTTGACAGCCCCCACCTTCCGGAGGGTGAGTGTGTCTTCAAGATAACAGAAGCAGGTATTGTTGATTAA
- a CDS encoding 3-isopropylmalate dehydratase small subunit, protein MKGRVWKFPDDVDTDIIIPGRYLVMRDPEKLREHVMEGLDPEFPSKVRPGDFIVAGKNFGCGSSREHAPLALKGAGIAAVIAESFARIFYRNAINVGIPLLEAPGITDELNEGDEIEVDLERGVITRGDEEFPFKRLPDFMVEILESGGLIPYLRKKGEFDG, encoded by the coding sequence ATGAAAGGAAGAGTCTGGAAATTCCCCGACGACGTGGACACCGACATAATCATACCAGGAAGATACCTTGTGATGCGTGACCCTGAAAAACTCAGGGAACACGTCATGGAGGGCCTCGACCCTGAATTCCCCTCAAAGGTCAGGCCAGGGGACTTCATAGTTGCCGGGAAGAACTTTGGATGTGGATCATCAAGGGAACACGCCCCCCTTGCCCTCAAGGGTGCCGGAATAGCCGCTGTTATTGCAGAGTCCTTTGCCAGGATATTCTACAGGAACGCCATAAATGTGGGCATACCCCTCCTTGAGGCGCCAGGAATAACAGATGAACTCAATGAGGGTGATGAGATAGAGGTGGACCTGGAAAGGGGCGTTATAACACGGGGAGATGAGGAATTCCCCTTCAAGAGACTCCCTGATTTCATGGTGGAAATACTTGAAAGTGGGGGTCTCATACCCTACCTCAGGAAAAAGGGAGAATTTGACGGGTGA
- a CDS encoding isocitrate/isopropylmalate family dehydrogenase: protein MKIAVIPGDGIGKEVMEAALHVLKGLELELEFVYADAGDECLERTGTALPDETIEIIGEADAALFGAAGESAADVIVKLRREFDLFANLRPVKSLPGVPCLYPDLDFVIVRENTEDLYVGDEEFT, encoded by the coding sequence ATGAAGATAGCCGTTATACCAGGGGATGGTATCGGTAAGGAGGTCATGGAGGCCGCCCTTCATGTCCTCAAAGGACTGGAACTTGAATTGGAATTTGTGTATGCAGATGCAGGGGATGAGTGCCTTGAGAGGACAGGAACGGCCCTTCCAGATGAAACAATTGAAATCATCGGTGAGGCGGACGCCGCCCTCTTTGGTGCCGCAGGTGAAAGTGCAGCGGATGTTATAGTTAAACTGAGGCGTGAATTTGATCTTTTTGCGAATTTGAGGCCTGTTAAGTCCCTTCCGGGTGTTCCGTGCCTTTACCCTGACCTTGACTTTGTCATAGTGAGGGAGAACACTGAGGACCTCTATGTGGGTGATGAGGAGTTCAC
- the hdrA gene encoding H(2):CoB-CoM heterodisulfide ferredoxin reductase subunit HdrA — MAEEKKETMEEPKIGVYVCHCGVNIGGVVDIEAVRDYAAKLPNVVVAKDYKYYCSDPGQLEIQKDIKELGINRVVVAACSPRLHEPTFRRCVEEAGLNQFLFEFANIREHDSWVHMDNPEGATEKAKDLVRMAVAKARLLEPLEASKVSVDDKALVIGGGVAGIQAALDLADMGFKTYMVEKRPSISGRMGQLDKTFPTLDCSMCILAPKMVDVGKHDNIELITYAEVKEVDGYIGNFKVKIEKKPRYIDEDLCTGCGSCVEVCPIEMPNYFDEGIGMTKAVYIPFPQAVPLCATIDKDYCIECMLCDEVCERGAVKHDQEPEEIEIEVGTIIVATGYDAYDPTEKLEYGYGRHTNVITGLELERMINASGPTDGKVLKPSDGEKPKRVAFIHCVGSRDEQVGKPYCSRVCCMYIMKNAQLIKDKMPDTEVTLYYMDIRAFGKGFEEFYKRSQEKYGIKFIRGRPAEVIENPDLTLTVRSEDTLLGKVTEYDYDMVVLGVGLVPPEGAETLRQTIGLSKSADGFLMEAHPKLRPVDTLTDGVYLAGVAQGPKDIPDAVAQASGAAARAAIPMVKGEVEIEPIIAVTDSDVCGACEVCIELCPFGAISIEEGHANVNVALCKGCGTCVAACPSGAMDQQHFKTEQIMAQIEAALNEPASK, encoded by the coding sequence ATGGCAGAAGAAAAAAAAGAAACAATGGAAGAACCAAAAATCGGTGTTTACGTCTGCCACTGTGGTGTAAACATCGGCGGTGTGGTCGACATTGAGGCTGTGAGGGACTACGCTGCGAAACTACCAAACGTTGTGGTTGCAAAGGACTACAAGTACTACTGCTCTGACCCAGGTCAGCTCGAGATACAGAAGGACATCAAGGAACTCGGGATAAACAGGGTAGTTGTGGCTGCATGTTCCCCAAGGCTCCACGAACCAACCTTCAGGAGATGTGTTGAGGAGGCAGGACTCAACCAGTTCCTATTCGAATTCGCAAACATAAGGGAGCACGACTCATGGGTCCACATGGACAACCCTGAGGGCGCAACAGAAAAGGCCAAGGACCTTGTGAGGATGGCGGTTGCCAAGGCAAGGCTCCTGGAACCCCTCGAGGCATCAAAGGTTAGTGTGGATGACAAGGCCCTGGTCATCGGCGGAGGAGTTGCAGGTATACAGGCCGCCCTTGACCTTGCCGACATGGGATTCAAGACCTACATGGTCGAAAAGAGGCCAAGTATCTCAGGAAGAATGGGTCAGCTGGACAAAACCTTCCCAACCCTCGACTGTTCAATGTGTATCCTCGCACCGAAAATGGTGGATGTCGGTAAACACGACAACATTGAACTCATAACCTACGCCGAGGTTAAGGAAGTTGACGGTTACATAGGTAACTTCAAGGTCAAAATCGAGAAGAAACCAAGGTACATAGACGAGGACCTCTGTACCGGATGCGGTTCCTGCGTAGAGGTATGCCCAATTGAAATGCCAAACTACTTCGACGAGGGAATCGGTATGACCAAGGCTGTCTACATACCATTCCCACAGGCTGTCCCGCTCTGCGCAACCATTGACAAGGACTACTGTATAGAGTGCATGCTCTGTGATGAGGTCTGTGAAAGGGGAGCCGTTAAACACGACCAGGAACCAGAGGAAATCGAAATCGAAGTTGGTACAATAATCGTGGCAACAGGATACGACGCCTACGACCCAACAGAGAAACTCGAATACGGTTACGGCCGACACACCAACGTCATAACGGGTCTTGAACTCGAAAGGATGATCAACGCCTCAGGCCCAACCGATGGTAAGGTCCTCAAACCATCAGACGGCGAAAAACCAAAGAGGGTTGCCTTCATCCACTGTGTGGGTTCAAGGGACGAACAGGTTGGAAAGCCCTACTGTTCCCGTGTCTGCTGTATGTACATCATGAAGAACGCACAGCTCATCAAGGACAAAATGCCTGACACAGAGGTCACACTCTACTACATGGACATAAGGGCATTCGGTAAAGGATTCGAGGAATTCTACAAACGCTCACAGGAGAAATACGGAATCAAATTCATAAGGGGACGACCCGCTGAGGTCATCGAGAACCCTGACCTCACACTCACAGTGAGATCAGAGGACACACTCCTGGGTAAGGTCACAGAGTACGACTACGACATGGTTGTCCTTGGTGTTGGTCTCGTCCCACCAGAGGGTGCAGAGACACTTAGGCAGACAATCGGTCTATCCAAATCTGCAGACGGCTTCCTCATGGAGGCACACCCAAAACTCAGGCCTGTTGACACACTGACAGACGGTGTGTACCTTGCAGGTGTGGCTCAGGGTCCAAAGGACATTCCTGACGCTGTTGCACAGGCTTCAGGTGCAGCTGCACGTGCAGCAATACCAATGGTTAAGGGTGAAGTGGAAATTGAGCCAATAATCGCAGTTACAGATTCCGACGTCTGCGGTGCTTGTGAGGTCTGCATTGAGCTATGTCCATTCGGTGCCATAAGCATAGAGGAAGGGCACGCCAACGTCAACGTGGCCCTCTGTAAGGGCTGCGGTACCTGTGTGGCAGCCTGTCCATCAGGTGCAATGGACCAGCAGCACTTCAAAACAGAGCAGATCATGGCTCAGATCGAAGCTGCACTCAACGAACCCGCTTCAAAATAG
- a CDS encoding dihydromethanopterin reductase (acceptor) has product MRIAWAFTGAGHLLLESVEALEEMVSRGHEVTILLSGASEEVLRMYGLFERVRKLSGGYYRELVLESDEGYSFPITGRLSMGRYDLLVVSPVTSNTVAKIVHGIADTLVTNAVAQAGKGGVPVYCVPVDLEEGDVETVLPSKLELELCRRCEQCLAAAACPGDAIVPGVEIRLLKCRGCGLCQSSCPYGAVSGGRIITIHMREVDIRNTERLSSMEGITVFEGPGEILRTI; this is encoded by the coding sequence ATGAGAATTGCCTGGGCATTCACAGGGGCCGGGCACCTCCTCCTTGAGAGTGTGGAGGCACTGGAGGAGATGGTTTCTAGGGGCCACGAGGTAACCATACTCCTATCAGGTGCCTCAGAGGAGGTCCTGAGGATGTACGGCCTCTTTGAGAGGGTCAGGAAACTTTCTGGCGGATACTACAGGGAACTTGTCCTTGAAAGTGACGAGGGCTACAGCTTCCCAATAACAGGGAGGCTATCAATGGGGAGATACGATCTTCTGGTGGTATCTCCTGTAACATCCAATACCGTGGCCAAGATAGTTCATGGTATAGCAGACACACTTGTAACAAATGCCGTGGCCCAGGCAGGTAAGGGGGGAGTGCCGGTATACTGCGTCCCTGTGGACCTTGAGGAGGGGGACGTTGAAACGGTCCTCCCATCAAAACTTGAACTTGAACTCTGCAGGAGATGCGAGCAGTGCCTTGCTGCAGCGGCATGTCCCGGGGACGCCATAGTGCCGGGGGTTGAGATAAGGCTCCTCAAGTGCAGGGGCTGCGGGCTGTGTCAGAGCTCATGTCCATATGGCGCTGTCTCAGGTGGTAGGATAATAACCATCCACATGAGGGAGGTGGACATCAGAAACACAGAGAGGCTCTCCTCAATGGAGGGTATAACTGTGTTTGAAGGACCTGGAGAGATTCTGAGGACTATCTGA
- a CDS encoding AEC family transporter, producing MGSFETVLSILILVLTGHALKLGSILREEDASPLNRIVINLAIPSLIFTSLYRADLSGIADLFLIPMVCISTGALSGAIASLWARRRGMDSQKTWGIIVAVAMMNSGFLGYPVTEGIFGSEGLLRAIFYDTGTTVMFTSLGLILSVISGAEGTAVVKRAATFPPLWAFILGVAFNLMGLPVGIAGTVLGYLAGAAVPLIMISLGLSLNFRFLRDSLAEATFVSAVRLIVSPIIAAFIAYLLSFRGMDFSVTVLEASMPSAMLAAVLAIENDLDVDLVSSCIFMSTILCLVSLPLWSIIL from the coding sequence ATGGGCTCGTTTGAAACGGTTCTGTCCATACTGATCCTTGTCCTCACAGGACATGCACTTAAACTGGGGAGCATACTGAGGGAGGAGGATGCATCACCCCTCAACAGGATTGTCATAAACCTCGCAATACCCTCACTGATATTCACGTCACTCTACAGGGCCGACTTAAGTGGAATAGCGGACCTCTTTCTGATACCAATGGTCTGTATAAGCACCGGGGCATTATCTGGAGCCATAGCATCCCTGTGGGCAAGAAGGAGGGGTATGGATTCCCAAAAAACCTGGGGGATAATTGTTGCTGTGGCAATGATGAACTCAGGTTTCCTGGGTTACCCTGTAACTGAGGGAATATTTGGATCTGAGGGTCTTTTAAGGGCAATATTCTATGATACAGGCACAACAGTTATGTTCACATCCCTTGGACTCATACTGTCAGTTATTTCAGGGGCTGAGGGGACTGCAGTCGTTAAAAGGGCAGCCACCTTCCCACCCCTCTGGGCATTCATACTGGGGGTTGCCTTCAACCTGATGGGATTACCTGTGGGAATTGCAGGCACGGTTCTTGGTTATCTGGCCGGTGCAGCGGTTCCCCTCATAATGATTTCACTTGGCCTGTCACTGAACTTCAGGTTCCTGCGGGATTCGCTGGCTGAGGCCACATTTGTGAGTGCCGTGAGGCTCATAGTATCCCCTATAATTGCGGCATTCATCGCTTACCTCTTATCATTTAGGGGAATGGACTTTTCTGTAACGGTCCTTGAGGCATCAATGCCCTCGGCCATGCTTGCAGCGGTACTTGCAATTGAAAATGATCTTGACGTAGACCTTGTATCATCGTGTATATTCATGAGTACAATACTGTGTCTCGTGTCACTGCCACTATGGTCCATCATACTCTAA
- the glyA gene encoding serine hydroxymethyltransferase, whose translation MVSNQDYTERIRDLMKDHNSWMESSINLIASENITSSRVKEALISDLSHRYAEGLPGERLYEGCRYIDEIEEITIELSKKLFGAEHANVQPTSGVVANLACFFATADVGDPIMAMEVPYGGHISHAKVSAAGVRGFKIYTHPFDFENMNIDADAMKKKILEVRPKIILFGGSLFLFPHPVEGAVEAAEEVGARIMYDGAHVLGLIAGGYFQDPLREGADMLVGSTHKTFPGPQGGIILCREELADDIDEAVFPGLVSNHHLHHVAGLGIATAEMLEFGSEYAAQTIRNAKKLAESLNELGFNVLCEHLDFTESHQVVMDVSDIGRAAEMSKRLEANNIILNKNLLPWDDVNRSDDPSGIRIGTQEITRRGMKESEMSEVAEYIKKVVIDGKDVKEEVSEFMSSYTKVHYAFEESEAYKYMEIL comes from the coding sequence ATGGTCAGCAATCAGGATTATACCGAGAGGATAAGAGATCTCATGAAGGATCATAATAGCTGGATGGAGTCAAGCATCAACCTCATAGCAAGTGAAAATATAACCAGTTCAAGGGTCAAGGAGGCCCTCATCTCTGATCTGTCACACCGCTATGCAGAGGGTCTTCCCGGCGAGAGGCTCTATGAGGGCTGCAGGTACATAGATGAGATTGAAGAGATCACAATTGAACTCTCAAAGAAACTTTTCGGGGCAGAACATGCCAATGTCCAGCCAACTTCGGGTGTTGTGGCCAACCTCGCATGCTTCTTTGCAACTGCAGATGTTGGCGACCCCATAATGGCCATGGAGGTCCCATACGGCGGCCACATATCACATGCCAAGGTCAGTGCAGCAGGTGTCAGGGGATTCAAAATATACACACACCCCTTTGATTTTGAAAACATGAACATAGACGCCGATGCAATGAAGAAGAAGATCCTTGAGGTCAGACCAAAGATAATACTCTTTGGCGGGAGCCTCTTCCTCTTCCCCCACCCTGTGGAGGGGGCTGTTGAGGCCGCAGAGGAGGTGGGTGCAAGGATAATGTACGACGGAGCCCACGTCCTTGGCCTCATTGCAGGCGGATACTTCCAGGATCCCCTCAGGGAGGGCGCCGATATGCTGGTGGGAAGCACACACAAGACATTCCCAGGACCCCAGGGTGGCATAATCCTCTGCAGGGAGGAACTTGCAGATGACATAGATGAGGCGGTCTTCCCGGGACTTGTGAGTAACCACCACCTCCACCATGTGGCCGGCCTAGGAATAGCAACCGCAGAGATGCTTGAGTTTGGAAGTGAATACGCGGCACAGACAATCAGAAACGCAAAGAAACTAGCAGAAAGCCTCAATGAACTTGGATTCAATGTACTCTGTGAGCACCTCGACTTCACAGAATCCCATCAGGTTGTGATGGATGTATCAGACATTGGCAGGGCCGCAGAGATGTCCAAGAGACTCGAGGCCAACAACATAATACTCAACAAGAACCTTCTCCCATGGGACGATGTTAACAGGTCAGACGACCCATCAGGAATAAGGATAGGTACACAGGAGATAACAAGGCGCGGGATGAAGGAGTCAGAGATGTCAGAGGTTGCAGAATACATAAAGAAGGTTGTTATTGACGGAAAAGATGTTAAGGAAGAGGTTTCAGAGTTCATGTCCTCCTACACAAAGGTCCACTACGCCTTTGAGGAATCAGAGGCCTACAAGTACATGGAGATCCTGTAG
- the hacA gene encoding homoaconitase large subunit has translation MSMTVSEKILARASGKDRVEAGEIVMASIDVAMTHDLTGPLSVESFERIGKDGVWDPEKIVVIFDHQVPADSLDAAQNHMIMREFVREQGIRNFYDVREGVCHQVLPEKGHVVPGEVIVGTDSHTCTHGALGAFATGIGSTDMAMVFATGKLWFRVPETIRFEISGSLRKHVYAKDVILNIIGKVGADGATYMACEFAGETVADMSVSDRMVLSNMAIEMGGKTGIVEPDEKTIRYVERRSDKPYRVFRTDPDAPSLSVVEVDVSDLEPQVACPHNVDNVKPVSEVDVEIDQVFLGSCTNGRLSDLRDAAAILKNREVADSVRMLVIPASREVYRRALSEGLMEIFVDAGALVCNPCCGPCLGGHVGLVGPGEVSLSTSNRNFRGRQGSPEAQVYLSSAAVAAASAVTGRITHPAELE, from the coding sequence ATGTCTATGACTGTTTCTGAGAAAATACTTGCCAGGGCTTCAGGTAAAGATCGTGTGGAGGCCGGTGAAATAGTTATGGCCAGTATAGATGTAGCCATGACCCATGACCTCACAGGGCCCCTGTCGGTTGAATCCTTTGAGAGGATAGGAAAAGACGGGGTCTGGGACCCTGAAAAAATCGTTGTGATATTCGACCACCAGGTACCTGCAGATTCCCTGGATGCGGCCCAGAACCACATGATAATGAGGGAATTCGTAAGGGAACAGGGCATAAGGAACTTCTATGATGTCAGGGAGGGTGTATGCCACCAGGTGCTACCTGAAAAGGGACACGTGGTGCCTGGAGAGGTTATTGTGGGGACAGACTCCCACACCTGCACCCACGGTGCCCTCGGGGCCTTTGCCACCGGTATAGGATCAACTGACATGGCAATGGTCTTTGCCACCGGAAAACTGTGGTTCAGGGTACCTGAAACGATACGCTTCGAAATAAGCGGCTCACTCAGAAAACATGTGTATGCAAAGGACGTCATACTGAACATCATAGGAAAGGTGGGGGCAGACGGTGCCACCTACATGGCCTGTGAATTTGCAGGTGAAACCGTCGCAGATATGAGTGTATCAGACCGTATGGTGCTCTCCAACATGGCAATAGAGATGGGTGGTAAAACCGGGATAGTGGAGCCGGATGAAAAAACCATAAGGTACGTGGAAAGGAGATCAGATAAACCCTACAGGGTTTTCAGGACAGACCCCGATGCCCCCTCCCTCAGTGTCGTGGAGGTTGATGTCTCCGACCTTGAACCCCAGGTGGCATGTCCCCACAACGTTGACAATGTGAAGCCCGTCAGTGAGGTGGATGTTGAGATAGACCAGGTTTTCCTTGGCTCATGTACAAACGGCCGCCTCAGTGACCTCAGGGATGCCGCTGCAATACTGAAAAACAGGGAGGTTGCAGACAGCGTCAGGATGCTCGTGATACCCGCCTCGAGGGAGGTCTACCGCCGGGCCCTCTCAGAGGGTCTCATGGAGATATTCGTGGACGCAGGCGCCCTGGTGTGCAACCCATGCTGCGGACCATGTCTCGGTGGCCATGTGGGACTTGTGGGGCCAGGAGAGGTCAGCCTTTCAACATCAAACAGAAACTTCAGGGGCCGGCAGGGAAGCCCTGAGGCACAGGTATACCTATCATCCGCGGCGGTTGCAGCCGCATCCGCAGTTACAGGCAGAATCACCCATCCTGCTGAACTTGAATAG
- a CDS encoding OB-fold nucleic acid binding domain-containing protein: MKEELKREYERIKDRMSLEEFQELIEKRKEEYGDVGFMDDVAIATTVVDEILRDENTMLSEKEEHRMDTISKLEEGAEAPVTGRVMKISSPRTFTTRKGREGKLANVIIADNTGELRTVFWTENMKLLKKFNEGDVIRIRDVRIRGGFGGRKEAHLMPRSRVEVLDPADFPDFPEYREEITPIADLAEDQEVNVIARITGISRVRTFERDGREGRFISLDIMDETGSTTYTIWNNDVSLVEELDLKEGDAVKILGAQTRRRDDSVTLTHTSLTRIVPGEYDVPEYSEKVVKIGDLHEMESATVMGLVTRVHDPVEFERNDGTTGSVRSIEITDDTGSARVTLWDDDTRLKINKGDIVRISGARVEFDEFNQSYRINTNFNTRITVNPESDGSLLKVLEEYREHLRPLKIAEILEMEDEGEEVDVVGRIFSLSDPREFERQDGTGIVRSMELADETGKIRVSLWDDKAEKPLNVGDAVRIENARIRLGLYSVELNTGRTTRIVEPLPEDIENLPSFEELEEMLYTTKKIDELEEDDRNIRIIARVVDLFDPREFQRGDGTPGLVRTVEFADDTGSIRASLWDDAAEKPLSIGDAVRIENPRVIYRDDMGGERLELSIGRNSRIEPATERDISGLPSFEELQEILYPHMNIEDLQEDSRNVMIKGELTEMSGRRILSIKCPSCNERLEISDENICNFCGALVDEPRYLLMIPGRIMDDTGEVLITFFGREAEKVLGMSTREVVDIINQSADESALEERVEDLNGVTVEVIGNADFDEYNEEPRFIPRKVVNIEF; encoded by the coding sequence ATGAAGGAAGAACTTAAGAGGGAATATGAAAGGATTAAGGACAGAATGTCCCTTGAGGAATTTCAGGAGCTAATAGAGAAAAGGAAAGAGGAATATGGGGACGTAGGATTCATGGATGATGTTGCAATTGCAACGACGGTGGTTGATGAGATCCTCAGGGATGAAAATACGATGCTGTCAGAGAAGGAAGAGCACAGGATGGACACCATATCCAAACTTGAGGAGGGTGCAGAGGCACCGGTGACAGGCAGGGTCATGAAAATATCAAGTCCCAGGACCTTCACAACAAGGAAGGGAAGGGAGGGAAAACTTGCCAATGTGATAATTGCAGATAATACAGGTGAACTTCGAACCGTTTTCTGGACAGAGAACATGAAGCTCCTCAAGAAATTCAATGAGGGCGATGTGATCAGGATAAGGGATGTTAGAATAAGGGGTGGATTCGGGGGCAGAAAGGAGGCACATCTCATGCCAAGGTCAAGGGTTGAGGTCCTTGACCCTGCGGATTTTCCGGACTTTCCAGAATACAGGGAGGAGATAACCCCCATCGCTGACCTTGCCGAGGACCAGGAGGTCAACGTCATTGCAAGAATAACAGGCATATCCCGCGTGAGGACCTTTGAGAGGGATGGCCGTGAGGGAAGGTTCATTTCACTTGACATAATGGACGAAACAGGTTCAACCACATACACAATCTGGAACAACGACGTCAGCCTCGTGGAGGAGCTTGATCTTAAGGAGGGAGACGCTGTTAAGATACTGGGGGCCCAGACAAGGAGAAGGGATGACAGTGTAACACTCACACACACCAGCCTCACAAGGATTGTGCCAGGGGAATATGATGTTCCCGAGTACAGTGAGAAGGTGGTTAAGATAGGGGACCTCCATGAGATGGAGAGCGCAACTGTGATGGGCCTTGTAACAAGGGTTCATGACCCTGTGGAGTTTGAAAGAAACGATGGAACAACAGGCTCTGTAAGATCCATTGAGATTACAGATGATACAGGCTCTGCAAGGGTAACACTCTGGGATGATGACACCCGCCTAAAGATCAACAAGGGGGACATTGTAAGGATATCCGGTGCAAGGGTTGAATTTGATGAGTTCAACCAGTCATACCGCATAAATACTAACTTCAACACCCGCATCACCGTCAACCCTGAATCTGATGGTTCGCTCCTTAAGGTCCTTGAGGAGTACAGGGAACATCTGAGACCCCTCAAGATAGCCGAGATACTTGAAATGGAGGATGAGGGTGAGGAGGTAGATGTTGTAGGTAGGATATTCAGCCTCAGCGACCCGAGGGAATTTGAGAGGCAGGATGGGACCGGTATCGTGAGGTCAATGGAACTTGCAGATGAGACAGGCAAGATAAGAGTCAGCCTCTGGGACGATAAGGCAGAAAAACCCCTGAATGTGGGGGATGCGGTGAGAATAGAGAATGCCAGAATAAGACTAGGGCTTTACAGCGTGGAACTCAACACAGGAAGAACAACCAGAATAGTGGAGCCCCTCCCAGAGGATATTGAAAACCTGCCCTCCTTTGAGGAGCTTGAGGAGATGCTCTACACCACAAAGAAGATCGATGAACTTGAGGAGGACGACAGGAACATAAGGATAATTGCGAGGGTGGTTGATCTCTTTGATCCCAGGGAGTTCCAGAGGGGTGACGGGACACCCGGCCTTGTGAGAACCGTTGAATTTGCTGATGACACAGGATCCATAAGGGCAAGCCTCTGGGATGATGCTGCGGAGAAACCACTGAGCATTGGAGATGCGGTGAGAATAGAAAACCCCCGCGTAATCTACAGGGATGATATGGGCGGAGAGAGACTTGAACTCAGCATAGGGAGAAATTCAAGGATTGAACCGGCAACTGAAAGGGATATCAGCGGGTTACCCTCATTTGAGGAGCTCCAGGAGATCCTCTACCCACATATGAATATTGAGGACCTTCAGGAGGATTCAAGAAATGTCATGATAAAGGGTGAACTCACAGAAATGTCAGGCAGGAGAATTCTATCCATAAAGTGCCCATCATGCAATGAGAGGCTTGAAATCTCTGACGAGAACATCTGTAACTTCTGCGGCGCCCTTGTGGATGAGCCACGATACCTCCTGATGATCCCCGGGAGGATCATGGATGATACCGGAGAGGTACTCATAACCTTCTTTGGAAGGGAGGCTGAAAAAGTCCTGGGAATGTCCACGAGGGAGGTTGTTGATATCATAAACCAGTCTGCAGATGAATCAGCCCTTGAGGAGAGGGTTGAGGACCTTAACGGCGTTACTGTGGAGGTTATCGGAAACGCGGATTTTGATGAATACAATGAGGAACCGAGGTTTATACCCAGAAAGGTTGTGAATATTGAATTTTAA